The Brachyhypopomus gauderio isolate BG-103 chromosome 17, BGAUD_0.2, whole genome shotgun sequence genome includes a window with the following:
- the vgll2b gene encoding transcription cofactor vestigial-like protein 2b isoform X1, with the protein MSCLDVMHPVYGHYAPHTSASPAFISSLPTPSAVRNPSSLLRDLMDTSGTEGVSVMGASPISGPLSSPAPACPPGGQDKRETGQAECLSSRCVLFTYYQGDIGSVVDEHFSRALGSCGEGEDKRRCVPSTAEAPSSSSRRSFPPSFWDSNYPSPPGRSRCEALATPTCSVDPYAQALHSALPHPHAHPSDSWGYPQNQAYGPPRPLHELYSPPGLEPHYSPLLMSTVRPAHIAALPGHYDVRKLEHAATWPGLLPPGDMTLALNMDPGLQPHKKAKELYWF; encoded by the exons ACTCCCTCTGCCGTGAGAAacccctcatctctcctcagGGACCTTATGGACACCTcgggcacggagggcgtctcggTTATGGGGGCGAGTCCCATCTCAGGGCCCCTGTCCTCCCCCGCGCCTGCGTGCCCCCCCGGGGGACAGGACAAACGAGAGACGGGACAGGCGGAGTGTCTCAGCTCGCGATGTGTCCTCTTCACCTACTACCAGGGGGACATCGGCAGCGTGGTGGACGAGCACTTCTCCAGAGCGCTGGGCTCGTGCGGGGAGGGCGAGGACAAGAGGAGATGTGTCCCCAGCACAG cAGAAGCTCCATCTTCAAGCAGTCGGAGGAGTTTCCCTCCTTCCTTCTGGGACAGTAACTATCCGTCTCCTCCCGGCCGCTCTCGCTGTGAGGCtctggccacgcccacctgcTCCGTGGACCCGTACGCACAAGCGCTGCACTCCGCTCTCCCTCATCCTCACGCGCACCCGTCGGACTCCTGGGGGTACCCCCAGAACCAGGCCTACGGGCCCCCCCGGCCTCTCCATGAACTGTACTCTCCTCCAGGGCTGGAGCCACACTACAGCCCCCTGCTCATGTCTACGGTCAGGCCGGCCCACATCGCCGCCCTGCCGGGCCACTACGACGTGAGGAAGCTGGAACACGCAGCCACGTGGCCGGGGCTCCTCCCACCAGGGGACATGACGCTGGCTCTTAACATGGACCCAG GATTACAGCCGCATAAGAAGGCAAAGGAGCTCTACTGGTTTTAA
- the vgll2b gene encoding transcription cofactor vestigial-like protein 2b isoform X3 — MDTSGTEGVSVMGASPISGPLSSPAPACPPGGQDKRETGQAECLSSRCVLFTYYQGDIGSVVDEHFSRALGSCGEGEDKRRCVPSTAEAPSSSSRRSFPPSFWDSNYPSPPGRSRCEALATPTCSVDPYAQALHSALPHPHAHPSDSWGYPQNQAYGPPRPLHELYSPPGLEPHYSPLLMSTVRPAHIAALPGHYDVRKLEHAATWPGLLPPGDMTLALNMDPGLQPHKKAKELYWF; from the exons ATGGACACCTcgggcacggagggcgtctcggTTATGGGGGCGAGTCCCATCTCAGGGCCCCTGTCCTCCCCCGCGCCTGCGTGCCCCCCCGGGGGACAGGACAAACGAGAGACGGGACAGGCGGAGTGTCTCAGCTCGCGATGTGTCCTCTTCACCTACTACCAGGGGGACATCGGCAGCGTGGTGGACGAGCACTTCTCCAGAGCGCTGGGCTCGTGCGGGGAGGGCGAGGACAAGAGGAGATGTGTCCCCAGCACAG cAGAAGCTCCATCTTCAAGCAGTCGGAGGAGTTTCCCTCCTTCCTTCTGGGACAGTAACTATCCGTCTCCTCCCGGCCGCTCTCGCTGTGAGGCtctggccacgcccacctgcTCCGTGGACCCGTACGCACAAGCGCTGCACTCCGCTCTCCCTCATCCTCACGCGCACCCGTCGGACTCCTGGGGGTACCCCCAGAACCAGGCCTACGGGCCCCCCCGGCCTCTCCATGAACTGTACTCTCCTCCAGGGCTGGAGCCACACTACAGCCCCCTGCTCATGTCTACGGTCAGGCCGGCCCACATCGCCGCCCTGCCGGGCCACTACGACGTGAGGAAGCTGGAACACGCAGCCACGTGGCCGGGGCTCCTCCCACCAGGGGACATGACGCTGGCTCTTAACATGGACCCAG GATTACAGCCGCATAAGAAGGCAAAGGAGCTCTACTGGTTTTAA
- the vgll2b gene encoding transcription cofactor vestigial-like protein 2b isoform X2, which translates to MSCLDVMHPVYGHYAPHTSASPAFISSLPTPSAVRNPSSLLRDLMDTSGTEGVSVMGASPISGPLSSPAPACPPGGQDKRETGQAECLSSRCVLFTYYQGDIGSVVDEHFSRALGSCGEGEDKRRCVPSTEAPSSSSRRSFPPSFWDSNYPSPPGRSRCEALATPTCSVDPYAQALHSALPHPHAHPSDSWGYPQNQAYGPPRPLHELYSPPGLEPHYSPLLMSTVRPAHIAALPGHYDVRKLEHAATWPGLLPPGDMTLALNMDPGLQPHKKAKELYWF; encoded by the exons ACTCCCTCTGCCGTGAGAAacccctcatctctcctcagGGACCTTATGGACACCTcgggcacggagggcgtctcggTTATGGGGGCGAGTCCCATCTCAGGGCCCCTGTCCTCCCCCGCGCCTGCGTGCCCCCCCGGGGGACAGGACAAACGAGAGACGGGACAGGCGGAGTGTCTCAGCTCGCGATGTGTCCTCTTCACCTACTACCAGGGGGACATCGGCAGCGTGGTGGACGAGCACTTCTCCAGAGCGCTGGGCTCGTGCGGGGAGGGCGAGGACAAGAGGAGATGTGTCCCCAGCACAG AAGCTCCATCTTCAAGCAGTCGGAGGAGTTTCCCTCCTTCCTTCTGGGACAGTAACTATCCGTCTCCTCCCGGCCGCTCTCGCTGTGAGGCtctggccacgcccacctgcTCCGTGGACCCGTACGCACAAGCGCTGCACTCCGCTCTCCCTCATCCTCACGCGCACCCGTCGGACTCCTGGGGGTACCCCCAGAACCAGGCCTACGGGCCCCCCCGGCCTCTCCATGAACTGTACTCTCCTCCAGGGCTGGAGCCACACTACAGCCCCCTGCTCATGTCTACGGTCAGGCCGGCCCACATCGCCGCCCTGCCGGGCCACTACGACGTGAGGAAGCTGGAACACGCAGCCACGTGGCCGGGGCTCCTCCCACCAGGGGACATGACGCTGGCTCTTAACATGGACCCAG GATTACAGCCGCATAAGAAGGCAAAGGAGCTCTACTGGTTTTAA